Proteins found in one Oculatellaceae cyanobacterium genomic segment:
- a CDS encoding pitrilysin family protein, producing MAKFMFLWNTGRRYHFSFLLFCLCLSAVLVVGGVTTSSQAADASSSSSTTVSQGTNSKSPTITTPAAPLSLTQNVQKTVLENGLTVLTKEVHSSPVVSVQVWYKIGSRNEAPGVNGIAHQLEHMMFKGTKSRPMQFGRLFSALGSDSNAFTSYDQTAYFGTAERNKLRALLELEADRMQNSLINSEQLESEKRVVISELQGYENSPNYRLNRAVKRAAFPNHPYGLTVGGTKADVEKFTPEQVLSYYRHYYSPKNATLVIVGDFDTKSTMTAVKEIFAKVPNQQVVNDDSSAISEKPLAVPNSKSQNSKPIVLREPGSAALFQAVYPLPNLKHPDVPAIDVMDYILAEGRSSRLYQALVESGLVSDVSGGSANLIAGGWYQLSATAAPGKKLSEIDRVLKTEIANFSKKGVTKEELKRAKAQLQSAVILYNRDINSQAQQLGNDQTTADDYRYTDRYLAAIQKVTVADVQRVAQTYLKQTKRTVGYFEPTQQVSKAPAGAKNTAQTSESFNLGAPVAPEEVEKYLPSVDAASTSTTQSLPVELKLANNLKVLLLPDSSTPTVTLSGYIQAGTEFDALSKAGIAGMTADNLMNGTKNKNALAIANTLADVGAELSFSANREGVAIAGNALTGELPTLIQVLSEVMQNASFPTKELEISRQQALTTLKLDLDNPSRLARRKFQETIYPKNHPFHVFSTEASLKSISRADVMQFYKQHYRPDTTVLTLVGNFDVNKTRSLLEKQLGTWKAAGTAPTIKYPEVNLPTKVVQLNPVIPGKTQSITYIGYKGIDRQDPRFYAASVLNDIVGGNTLSSRLGTEIRDRQGLTYGIYSYFQAGKYAGPFVISMQTAPEDTNRAISSTIALLDQIRDRGLTAAEVAAAKSSINSSYAVSLASLDSLASQILMNEVYGLNPDEMRDFINKIQAVTPEQVNQAAKELLHPDNLVVVSAGPPLSASRPSNQVAQP from the coding sequence ATGGCAAAATTCATGTTTCTTTGGAATACTGGGCGACGATATCACTTTTCTTTTTTACTCTTTTGCTTATGCTTAAGTGCTGTGCTAGTGGTAGGAGGTGTCACGACTTCCAGCCAAGCTGCGGATGCTAGTTCATCATCCTCAACCACTGTCAGTCAGGGTACTAATAGTAAGTCACCTACTATAACAACGCCAGCCGCGCCCTTATCGCTTACCCAAAATGTGCAGAAAACTGTTTTGGAAAATGGGCTTACTGTTCTGACAAAGGAAGTACATAGTTCGCCAGTGGTAAGCGTACAGGTGTGGTATAAAATCGGCTCCCGCAATGAAGCACCAGGAGTTAATGGGATTGCACACCAACTAGAACACATGATGTTTAAAGGTACTAAAAGCCGTCCAATGCAATTTGGTCGGTTGTTTAGTGCTTTAGGAAGTGACTCTAATGCTTTTACTAGCTACGATCAAACGGCTTACTTTGGGACAGCAGAGCGCAATAAACTACGGGCGCTACTAGAGTTAGAAGCTGATCGAATGCAGAATTCACTAATTAATAGTGAGCAATTGGAAAGTGAGAAACGAGTTGTTATTTCTGAATTGCAGGGGTATGAAAATAGCCCTAACTATCGACTGAACCGTGCTGTTAAGCGGGCTGCTTTTCCTAATCACCCTTATGGTTTGACGGTAGGTGGTACTAAGGCAGATGTGGAGAAGTTTACACCTGAGCAGGTACTTTCATACTACCGCCATTACTACAGCCCTAAGAATGCCACGCTGGTAATTGTGGGGGATTTTGATACAAAGTCAACAATGACGGCGGTAAAAGAGATTTTTGCGAAGGTACCCAACCAGCAAGTAGTTAACGATGATTCATCAGCTATCAGCGAAAAGCCGTTAGCAGTCCCAAACTCCAAATCCCAAAATTCAAAGCCCATTGTATTACGTGAGCCTGGTAGTGCGGCGCTATTCCAGGCGGTGTATCCCTTACCTAATCTCAAGCACCCAGATGTGCCAGCGATAGATGTGATGGATTATATTCTGGCAGAAGGGCGGAGTTCAAGGCTTTATCAAGCTTTAGTGGAATCAGGGTTAGTTAGCGACGTTAGTGGTGGAAGCGCTAACTTGATCGCTGGTGGATGGTATCAACTATCAGCTACGGCTGCGCCTGGTAAGAAGTTATCAGAGATTGATCGGGTACTAAAAACTGAGATCGCCAACTTTAGCAAAAAAGGAGTTACAAAAGAAGAACTCAAACGAGCGAAAGCGCAACTACAATCTGCTGTAATTTTGTACAACCGCGATATTAATAGCCAAGCGCAACAGTTAGGTAACGATCAAACTACTGCTGATGATTATCGCTATACAGATCGCTATTTGGCAGCAATCCAAAAAGTTACTGTTGCTGATGTGCAGAGAGTTGCTCAAACATACCTAAAACAAACCAAGCGTACAGTAGGCTATTTTGAACCTACACAACAAGTAAGTAAAGCTCCTGCTGGTGCTAAGAATACAGCACAAACTTCTGAAAGTTTTAATCTTGGCGCACCAGTCGCGCCAGAAGAGGTGGAAAAATACCTGCCATCTGTAGATGCAGCTAGTACTTCCACAACTCAATCATTGCCTGTGGAATTAAAGCTGGCGAATAATCTCAAAGTTTTGTTATTACCAGATAGCAGCACTCCCACAGTGACACTCAGTGGCTATATTCAAGCTGGTACAGAGTTTGATGCTTTATCTAAGGCAGGTATTGCTGGAATGACGGCAGACAACCTGATGAATGGCACTAAAAATAAAAATGCTTTGGCGATCGCTAATACATTAGCAGATGTCGGTGCTGAGTTATCATTTAGTGCTAATCGCGAAGGCGTAGCAATTGCTGGTAATGCGTTAACGGGAGAGTTACCAACACTGATTCAGGTTTTGTCTGAAGTGATGCAAAACGCCTCATTTCCTACAAAAGAGTTAGAAATCAGCCGCCAACAAGCTTTAACTACTTTGAAATTGGATTTAGATAATCCATCTCGATTGGCAAGACGGAAATTTCAAGAAACAATTTACCCGAAGAATCATCCCTTCCATGTTTTTTCGACGGAAGCGAGTTTAAAGAGTATTAGTCGTGCTGATGTGATGCAGTTTTACAAACAGCATTATCGCCCTGATACTACAGTACTAACGCTTGTGGGTAACTTTGACGTTAACAAAACGCGATCGCTGCTGGAAAAACAATTAGGTACTTGGAAAGCTGCGGGTACAGCACCAACCATCAAGTATCCAGAAGTAAATTTACCAACCAAGGTAGTCCAACTAAATCCAGTGATTCCGGGTAAAACTCAGTCGATTACCTATATAGGATATAAGGGAATTGACCGCCAAGATCCACGTTTCTACGCGGCATCGGTACTTAATGACATTGTTGGTGGAAATACCTTATCAAGTCGGTTGGGAACGGAAATTCGCGATCGCCAAGGGCTTACTTATGGTATTTACAGTTACTTCCAAGCTGGAAAATATGCAGGCCCGTTTGTAATTTCCATGCAAACTGCCCCTGAAGATACAAATCGCGCAATTTCTAGCACCATAGCTTTATTAGATCAAATACGCGATCGAGGCTTAACTGCTGCTGAGGTAGCTGCTGCCAAATCTTCGATTAATAGTAGTTACGCCGTCTCTCTAGCTAGTTTAGATTCTTTAGCTTCACAAATTTTGATGAACGAAGTTTATGGATTAAACCCAGACGAAATGCGCGACTTTATCAATAAAATCCAAGCAGTTACTCCAGAGCAAGTCAATCAGGCAGCTAAAGAGTTGCTCCATCCTGATAACTTGGTAGTAGTGTCAGCAGGGCCACCTCTGTCAGCCTCTCGACCATCTAATCAAGTAGCTCAACCTTAA
- the map gene encoding type I methionyl aminopeptidase, giving the protein MNNLLFQPSQPPSEKKQRRGIEIKSQREIEIMRQAAKIVATVLKEVSQMVEPGMTTADIDAHAEKRIREMGATPSFKGYHGFPASICSSINSEVVHGIPSPKKVIRTGDVLKVDTGAYYQGFHGDSCITIAVGEVKPEAAKLIQVAEESLYKGIEQVKAGNYLMDIAGAIQDCVEANGFSVVEEFTGHGVGRNLHEEPSVFNFRTREMPNVKLRAGMTLAIEPILNAGSKRTRILSDRWTAVTVDNCLSAQFEHTVLVTEDGYEILTDRSQV; this is encoded by the coding sequence TTGAACAATCTGCTTTTCCAACCAAGTCAACCGCCTAGTGAAAAAAAACAACGCCGAGGTATTGAGATTAAGTCGCAGCGTGAAATTGAAATCATGCGACAGGCGGCTAAAATTGTGGCAACTGTGCTGAAAGAAGTTTCTCAGATGGTAGAACCTGGGATGACAACAGCCGATATAGATGCCCACGCCGAAAAACGCATTCGTGAAATGGGCGCAACGCCTAGCTTTAAGGGCTATCATGGCTTTCCAGCTTCTATTTGCTCCAGTATCAATAGTGAAGTGGTACACGGCATTCCTAGTCCTAAAAAGGTAATTAGGACTGGCGATGTCTTGAAAGTAGATACTGGTGCTTATTACCAGGGATTTCATGGCGACTCTTGCATTACTATTGCTGTTGGGGAAGTCAAGCCGGAAGCAGCTAAGTTAATTCAAGTAGCTGAAGAATCTCTATATAAAGGAATTGAGCAAGTAAAAGCTGGCAATTATTTAATGGATATTGCTGGGGCAATTCAAGATTGCGTAGAAGCTAACGGTTTTAGCGTTGTAGAAGAATTTACAGGTCACGGGGTTGGTCGTAATTTGCACGAAGAACCTTCTGTGTTTAATTTCCGCACCCGTGAGATGCCCAATGTTAAATTACGTGCTGGTATGACGTTGGCTATTGAGCCAATTTTAAATGCTGGTTCCAAGCGCACACGCATTTTATCAGATCGTTGGACTGCGGTAACGGTTGATAATTGTCTGTCGGCTCAGTTTGAGCATACTGTGTTGGTAACAGAGGATGGTTATGAGATTTTGACTGACCGTTCCCAGGTTTAG
- a CDS encoding FAD-dependent monooxygenase, with the protein MNDIPIHINGNNHALVIGGSIAGLLAARVLVDYFDQVTIVERDRLPAQPIPRPGVPQSYQLHVLLSKGNQILEKLFPGFSQDLANAEAQKIDWAADFRWLTPGGWSPRFVSEITTHACTRNLLEFRLRERLLDDGRVKFCQGSQVTGLLANSDHTVITGVRLRDDNAQQVDVLAQLIVDASGRNSKSLKWLQQLGYQPPQKTVVNAFLGYATRWYQNLSTDLDYKVLYVMPKAPDYPRGGVIYPAEGDRWLVSLIGVGRDYPPTDEAGFREFARSLRTSEVYEAIKSAQPLSPIYSYQRTENCWHHYERMSRRPENFIALGDAVCAFNPVYGQGMTVAALSALTLDECLQQHPIGSSKDLTGLAQRFQTKLAKVNSVPWLMATNDDFRWSTTEGGKPNLMTRLLHSYLDKVLLTFSSSPELYKVFIEVVHMLKTPNAFFHPRFFSSVFKLGRRSSFKI; encoded by the coding sequence ATGAATGATATCCCTATTCATATAAATGGCAACAATCATGCCTTAGTGATTGGAGGTAGTATTGCCGGATTGTTAGCAGCGAGGGTTTTGGTTGACTACTTCGATCAAGTAACAATTGTTGAGCGCGATCGCTTACCTGCACAACCTATACCCCGCCCAGGTGTACCCCAATCTTACCAACTTCATGTACTGCTAAGTAAGGGTAATCAGATTTTAGAAAAACTCTTTCCAGGCTTTTCTCAAGATCTTGCTAATGCAGAAGCTCAAAAGATTGACTGGGCAGCAGACTTCCGTTGGTTGACTCCAGGAGGTTGGTCGCCTCGCTTTGTTTCTGAGATTACTACCCACGCCTGTACTCGAAATTTGCTGGAATTTCGGCTGCGGGAAAGGTTGTTAGATGATGGCAGGGTGAAGTTTTGCCAGGGTAGCCAAGTTACAGGTTTGCTTGCTAACTCAGATCATACTGTTATCACTGGGGTGCGGCTGCGGGACGACAACGCTCAACAAGTTGATGTTCTGGCTCAGTTAATTGTTGATGCTAGCGGTCGCAATTCTAAATCTCTTAAGTGGTTGCAACAGCTTGGTTATCAGCCACCCCAGAAAACAGTGGTCAATGCTTTTTTGGGGTATGCGACTCGCTGGTATCAAAACCTTAGCACTGATTTAGATTACAAAGTATTGTACGTGATGCCCAAAGCCCCAGATTATCCGCGTGGTGGCGTGATTTATCCCGCCGAAGGCGATCGCTGGCTAGTCAGTCTGATCGGTGTCGGTCGAGACTACCCACCGACGGATGAAGCAGGCTTTAGAGAATTTGCCCGCAGTTTGCGTACATCCGAAGTTTATGAGGCGATTAAATCCGCCCAACCCCTAAGCCCAATTTACAGTTACCAACGTACAGAAAATTGCTGGCATCATTATGAGCGGATGTCGCGGCGACCAGAAAATTTTATTGCTTTGGGAGATGCTGTTTGTGCGTTTAACCCTGTCTATGGTCAAGGCATGACGGTGGCAGCTTTAAGCGCATTAACTTTAGACGAATGCCTTCAGCAACACCCAATTGGAAGTAGCAAGGATCTGACAGGTTTGGCGCAGCGCTTTCAAACTAAGTTAGCGAAAGTTAATAGTGTTCCTTGGTTAATGGCTACTAACGACGATTTCCGTTGGTCTACAACGGAAGGTGGAAAACCCAACTTAATGACCCGCCTATTGCATAGCTATTTGGATAAAGTATTGCTCACCTTCAGCAGTAGTCCTGAGCTTTACAAGGTATTTATAGAAGTGGTTCATATGCTCAAAACCCCTAATGCTTTTTTCCACCCCCGTTTTTTCTCTTCAGTTTTCAAATTAGGTCGCCGATCGTCTTTTAAGATTTAA
- a CDS encoding amidase: MNKTDLAFTSALEQARLIRSKEVSILELTELYLDRIASLDPQLGSYFTVMSEQALASAKAKTEILAHSTNVSELPPFFGVPTSVKDLNPVAGVRCTYGTLALMDNIATYDDGVVMRMKQAGFIILGKTATSELGSFPYTEPLGFPPARNPWNLDYTPGGSSGGAAAAVAAGLCPVAHGSDGGGSIRTPSACCGLVGIKPARGRVSHAPVGDRISGLVTNGAIARTVADAAAMLDVMSGYITGDPYWLPDPENSFLSATQQTLSKLRVAFSTSIPPFGDADSVCQQGVLDVAKLLESMGHSIESACPDFSGLLTSFPRVWQAGVAAAGIPIEVLSPLNRWLVLNAGSAGEYLQAVTQMQVTSRQIVAFFDNFDVLVLPVFMHPPIKINQWANLSPEETFQKMTAWIGACPPFNATGQPAIAIPTGFDSTTNLPIGVQLVGRPATEATLISLAAQIEAAKPWSQNRPPLFSAANI; this comes from the coding sequence ATGAATAAAACTGATTTAGCTTTTACTTCAGCACTAGAACAAGCACGGCTGATTCGTAGTAAAGAAGTATCAATATTAGAGTTAACTGAACTTTATTTGGATCGCATCGCCAGTTTAGATCCGCAACTGGGTAGCTATTTTACTGTGATGTCAGAACAAGCTTTAGCATCAGCCAAAGCTAAAACAGAAATATTAGCTCACTCTACCAATGTTTCAGAATTACCACCTTTTTTTGGTGTACCAACTTCAGTTAAAGACCTCAACCCTGTGGCTGGTGTTCGCTGTACCTACGGTACTCTGGCATTGATGGATAATATCGCCACTTATGATGATGGGGTGGTGATGCGTATGAAGCAGGCTGGCTTTATTATTCTTGGTAAAACGGCTACTTCTGAATTAGGATCTTTTCCTTATACCGAACCGCTTGGTTTTCCACCTGCTCGCAATCCTTGGAATTTAGATTATACGCCAGGGGGGTCTAGTGGTGGTGCTGCGGCGGCAGTTGCGGCTGGGTTGTGTCCGGTGGCGCATGGTTCAGATGGGGGTGGTTCAATTCGTACACCATCTGCTTGCTGTGGTTTGGTAGGAATTAAACCTGCGCGTGGTAGGGTGTCTCATGCACCAGTAGGCGATCGCATTAGTGGTCTTGTTACTAATGGTGCGATCGCGCGTACTGTTGCTGATGCTGCGGCAATGCTTGATGTAATGTCTGGCTACATTACAGGCGATCCTTATTGGCTACCCGATCCGGAAAATTCATTTTTATCAGCAACTCAACAAACTCTATCTAAGTTACGGGTTGCTTTTTCAACCAGCATTCCCCCCTTTGGGGATGCTGATTCAGTTTGTCAGCAGGGCGTATTAGATGTTGCCAAACTATTAGAAAGTATGGGTCACAGTATCGAATCAGCTTGCCCTGATTTTAGTGGTTTACTAACATCTTTTCCTAGAGTTTGGCAGGCGGGAGTTGCGGCGGCGGGAATTCCTATTGAAGTACTGAGTCCCTTAAATCGTTGGTTAGTACTTAATGCTGGTTCTGCTGGTGAGTATTTACAGGCAGTTACTCAGATGCAGGTAACGTCACGGCAAATTGTAGCGTTCTTTGATAACTTTGATGTGTTGGTGCTACCTGTATTTATGCACCCACCGATCAAAATTAATCAATGGGCTAATCTTAGTCCTGAAGAAACTTTTCAAAAAATGACTGCTTGGATCGGGGCGTGTCCACCATTTAATGCTACTGGACAACCTGCGATCGCAATTCCTACAGGTTTTGACTCTACTACAAATTTACCTATAGGTGTACAGTTAGTTGGTCGTCCCGCAACAGAAGCTACTTTAATTTCTTTAGCTGCCCAAATTGAAGCAGCAAAACCTTGGAGTCAAAATCGCCCACCTTTGTTTAGTGCTGCAAATATTTGA
- a CDS encoding EndoU domain-containing protein — protein MQHRLGLKLAIYLEIGLGLILLKITSTQAAHAQLPALIPLKIAQISLQPFFDQVNNPEFHSFPSGNPADITPLPPQLNAFDQAVLRTCGTIGSKVKASDVKQLMLNNPSVLQRLQQAVGGELRPNRRTQADFLDDLTAIWSNKRGFQHIFCGEIKSKKDIGGLHFFGRYLQLQNQGIAGRLPNNQAKEEVIPGVVYTLGVVIKQGNKTVSDRIKGYALVSDAAEILIEATKAFKSQENKQAACLYPVRDQNSGKSYQAVFVKDRNAIVTFYPDATPKGKVCAVK, from the coding sequence ATGCAACATCGTCTTGGGCTTAAATTAGCTATTTATCTAGAGATCGGATTAGGGCTAATATTACTCAAAATCACATCTACACAAGCAGCCCATGCTCAACTTCCTGCCTTAATTCCGTTAAAAATTGCCCAAATATCCCTACAGCCATTTTTTGATCAGGTAAATAATCCTGAGTTTCATAGCTTTCCATCTGGAAACCCAGCAGACATTACACCACTACCACCGCAACTCAATGCTTTTGACCAAGCTGTGCTAAGAACTTGTGGAACAATTGGTAGCAAAGTCAAAGCCAGTGATGTTAAACAATTGATGTTAAATAACCCATCTGTATTGCAAAGACTTCAGCAAGCTGTCGGGGGTGAATTACGACCCAATCGCCGTACACAGGCAGACTTTTTAGATGATTTAACCGCTATTTGGTCTAACAAGCGAGGTTTCCAACATATTTTCTGCGGTGAGATTAAGAGCAAAAAAGATATTGGTGGACTACACTTTTTTGGTAGATATCTACAACTACAAAATCAGGGGATTGCGGGAAGATTACCTAATAACCAAGCGAAAGAAGAGGTAATTCCAGGGGTGGTTTATACTCTGGGAGTAGTAATTAAACAAGGAAATAAAACGGTGAGCGATCGCATCAAGGGTTATGCTCTTGTCAGTGATGCCGCAGAAATACTTATAGAGGCTACTAAAGCATTCAAATCTCAGGAAAATAAACAAGCAGCCTGCCTTTATCCTGTGCGCGATCAAAATTCCGGAAAATCTTATCAAGCAGTCTTTGTCAAAGATAGAAATGCCATTGTAACTTTTTACCCTGATGCAACTCCTAAAGGTAAAGTTTGTGCAGTTAAATAG
- the ilvC gene encoding ketol-acid reductoisomerase — protein sequence MARMYYDADANLDLLAGKTVAIIGYGSQGHAHALNLKDSGMNVIVGLYPGSKSAEKAKQAGLEVHNVADAAKAADFIMILLPDEVQRTVYKDEIEPNLTEGKVLAFAHGFNIHFGQVVPPQNVDVVMVAPKGPGHLVRRTYEQGEGVPALFAVYQDASGQARDRAMAYAKGIGGTRAGVLETTFREETETDLFGEQAVLCGGLSALIKAGFETLVNAGYQPELAYFECLHEVKLIVDLVVEGGLAKMRDSISNTAEYGDYTRGPRIVNDQTRAEMRKVLQEIQSGQFAREFVLENQSGKAGFTAMRRQEAEHPIEEVGKDLRAMFSWLKKSS from the coding sequence ATGGCCCGGATGTATTACGACGCGGATGCGAATTTAGATTTGTTAGCCGGAAAAACGGTAGCGATTATCGGTTACGGTTCTCAAGGTCACGCTCACGCGCTCAATCTCAAAGATAGTGGCATGAATGTCATTGTCGGGCTGTATCCGGGCAGTAAGTCTGCTGAAAAAGCAAAGCAAGCTGGTCTGGAAGTCCACAATGTAGCTGATGCCGCTAAAGCAGCCGATTTCATTATGATTTTGCTGCCAGATGAAGTGCAAAGAACAGTTTATAAGGACGAAATTGAGCCAAATTTGACAGAAGGAAAAGTTTTAGCTTTTGCTCACGGCTTCAATATTCACTTTGGTCAAGTTGTTCCGCCACAAAACGTGGATGTAGTTATGGTTGCCCCCAAGGGGCCTGGACATTTAGTGCGACGCACTTATGAACAAGGCGAAGGTGTACCCGCTTTGTTTGCAGTGTATCAAGATGCTTCTGGTCAAGCACGCGATCGCGCAATGGCTTACGCTAAAGGTATTGGTGGCACTCGCGCTGGTGTTTTAGAAACCACTTTCCGCGAAGAAACAGAAACCGACTTATTCGGTGAGCAAGCAGTATTATGCGGTGGCTTGAGTGCGCTGATTAAAGCTGGTTTTGAAACCTTGGTCAATGCTGGTTATCAACCAGAATTAGCTTATTTTGAATGTCTGCACGAGGTTAAATTAATTGTTGACTTAGTTGTAGAAGGCGGTTTAGCTAAGATGCGTGATAGCATCTCCAATACTGCTGAGTATGGTGATTATACCCGTGGCCCTCGGATTGTGAATGACCAAACTCGCGCTGAAATGCGGAAAGTTCTCCAAGAAATTCAAAGCGGTCAATTTGCGCGGGAATTTGTGTTAGAAAACCAATCTGGTAAAGCTGGGTTTACTGCTATGCGCCGTCAAGAAGCTGAACACCCAATTGAGGAAGTAGGCAAAGATTTACGGGCGATGTTTAGCTGGTTGAAGAAAAGTTCATAG